The following nucleotide sequence is from Firmicutes bacterium ASF500.
TGGAAACTGGAATGGATTTTGTTCCAATGTGTCAAGCACTTTCTCAAATTCAGCAGTCATCCGCTTTGCCGCCGTCACACGAACCTGGGCCAAAAATCTGGCGTGACGTATCAGCATTTCGTCGGCACGCCTGGATACAATGACTGTATATTTACCCACCGGCCTCAACCTCCGCAATGGCTTGCTCCATATCCCGCAGGATATCCCGCGCGTTGCGGCCTTTGTAACCATTCAGGCGGTCTGACTGTGCTTCCAGCAGATCGGCATAGACAGCGTTGCTGGAGTCCAGAGACAAGGAAAGGGGCACTGACTTCTCCCTCACGATTTGCTTCAACAGCATGGTAAATACTCCGGACATTGTGAGCCCGACACCTGACAGAATCTCCTCCGCCTGCATTTTGAGTGTGGAATCCAGCCGAGTAGACCAGTTGGAGTCTCCTGGCATAATAAATCACCAACCTTTCCATTCTAGTGTACTGCAAAGTATTTGCGTTGTCAATACGAACTTAATCTTTAATATCCATCCCACTGCCAAAGTCCCTTGCCAGCTCCTGATCCACATCGTCAGCAGAGTAGAGCGGCCCGGCCTCCAGGGAGTCGATGCCCTTTTTGATTTCCCGGTCAAGTTCAGTTCGGGACATTCCGCCGATTGCGACCGGCCGGTTATCCGGCAGCTGCAAATGGAATGGGAGGCCCCGATGCAGAACAATCTGATGGTAGAACATCTGAACCGCACTGGAGGAACTGATGCCAAGCTGTGACAATATCTCCTCGGCGCTTTCTTTTAGCGTCGGGTCCATTCTAACATACAGGGCAGATGAATTTGCCATAGCGATCACGCTCCTTTCTCATACATAGTATATCGCAAATTGATTGCGATTGCAAGCAAACAAAATATATTTTACAGCTTAATCCCATGTACATGTACGCTCCTATGACCAGGAGCGTACATCTTTTTTGTTTATTTACAAAAAGTTTACAAAATTTCGGGCCGTTTTTGCCTTTGAGCGGTGCGTATTAAATTGAGAGGTAAAGGAGGGAAGTATATGAAGCCTCTCGCCAAACAGCTTTATCTGTTCCTGTCCGCCTGTGGCGGGAACTGGAGAAACACCATCTTTGTCTCCTGTCCAGAATCGGATTCGATTCCTGGGTTCCTGATGGCTGCGGACCGGGACGGATGCCCGGTCATCATGGAGCTGGAATCATTCTATCAGATGACTGGAGAACAGATCGACCCCGCCGAGTGCTATGGGCAGTTGTCGAAGGACGCGTTTGAAAGTGTCTTTGCCCAGTACCTGCTCTGGCACACCAATCAAACTTGAAGGAGGTATCCATAAATGAAGCGAGTCAACATCAAATGTCCCTACTGCGGCTCCCGGGCGTTTCTGCGCCCCGCCGCTGTCGTTTACGGGCAGGGCTGCAAAGAACCTGACACAGAATTGTATGTCTGCGCCAGGTTCCCCGCCTGCGACGCCTATGTAGCCGCCCACCGCCACAACCATCTGCCCATGGGGACGCTGGCCAACCGGGAGCTGCGCCGCAAGCGCATACAGGCCCATACTGCGTTCAACCGCCTGTGGCAAAGCGGTCTTATGACCAAGCGGGCCGCCTACCGCTGGCTCCAGGTGCAGCTGGGTCTGCCCCAGGAGGAGGCCCACATCGCCAACTTCTCTGAATGGCGGTGTGACCAGGTCATCCAGCTGTGCGGCCGCTTTCTGGCCCCAGGCAGCAAGGCGGCATAACCAACAACTTTCACACAGGAAGGAAGGCGAGACCATGAAATACGATTTTACCCTCACACCCAAGCAGCAGAATTTGGCGGAGCAGAATCTGTCTCTGGTGGATAAGATCATTTCCCGCTATATCCATACCAATGAAAATGTCTGCGGGCTGGGCTATGAGGACCTGCGCCAGGAGGGCTGTCTGGCCCTCTGCCGGGCCGCCGCCACCTATGATGGCGTCTCCGCCCAGTTCAGCACCTATGCCACCACCCTGATCCGCAACCATCTGACTGACTGCTGCAAGGCGGTCAGCGCAAGACTGAGAAACCTTCCGGCTGTCCCCCTTGATGTGGGTCCGCCGGAGGAAGACCGACCGCCCGGTTTTCCGGAGCCGTCTGTGGAGGACGGAGTGGACGCCCTGATCGACCGGCTGGACGCGGACGCCCTGCTCTCAGACTGCAAACGTAGATACAGCGGAGTGGCCCGACTGGGCATTGAGGCCCTGGAGCTGAAGATCAAGGGCTACAGCGGCACAGACATTGCCCGGCTCTACAACACCAAGCCCAGCCATGTGGGGGCGTGGATATCCAGAGCCGCGCAGAAAATCCGAAAAGAGGCTGCTGTTGAAAAAAGCATCTCTGAATCGTAAAAGAAAGTAGTAACAAAAAAGGGAGGTCACCCCATGGAAAGCAGTACCTTTTATACCGCAGTCGGTCATTTCCGCCGCAGGACAGATGGCAACGGCCAGTCCTATCCCGTTATTCTGATCAATCAGGAGGAGTATCTGGTGGACATCCAGGAGATGTGCGTCTGGACGATCCTCAGCTGGCGGCTGTTCACCTACCAGCAGGCCGAGGAGGAATACAACTGGTTCACCGGCGCATGGCTCACCAACCCCACCCGCACCTTTGAAGCCTGCCTGAAACGGCTGGAGGTCCGCGGCCTGGCAGCCTCCGGCAGTGGCAGCACAGATTTTGAGGCGCTGTACGATCTGCTGGGCAGTCTAAGCGTGGTCCCCCTGTCCGAGAGCCTTCCCCTGCGCCTGGCCACGTTCCTAAAGCTGATGTTCAAGGGGACACCCTTCTCCACGGCCAGGGAGCTGTTTCAGCGGGACAAGCCCAGCCCGCTGGAGGCTAGGGTGATGGCGCTATCCCGGCAGGCCACCCTCTCCACCGCCGAGCTGGTCAAATGTGCCGAGGTGGACGCCCAGGACGTCTCCTCCGGTGAGAAGATCATGGAAGCGCTCTACAACGATGACTTCACCACAAGCGACAACATCCAGTGGGAGATGCTTCGGTCAGACTACCGGGCGCCCATTACTCTGGCAGTTGCAAATCTCTACCTGCGCAAGCAGATTATCCTGGAACGGATCTGAAAATTTTTCTTTCCGATGCAGAAGAATAAGGAGCTATCCCCTATTTATTATTTGCGGGCAAATCCAAACCACAAAAAGGAGGCATCCCCTATGAGTAAAAAGTATTCCCAATTACAGCTCCCTGACCCCGCGGACCGTGATCCCCACCCCCGGCTTCAGCCATATCTGTCCAGTAGGCCTGTTTGTGGAGTCATAGACCACCAATAAAAGACCGGACGGCTTTACGTAACAATACAAAGCCGTCCGGTTTTTTATTGGAAAGAACTATTCGCCTAAGTCCAAAGAGGGCGATAGATTTTTTGTGAGCCGGACACTCACTACAATCAATTCCAGACCCAGCAGCATAATGTGTGTCTCAAATTTCTCTGTAGGGTAAAACAGAAGCATGACTGAGAAAACGAATCGGACAAGGAATTCTGCGAAGTAACGGAAGGCCCCCATTCCACGGCTATGATCCTGTATCAAAGCGGACAGGGACCTTGAGGCTTTTCGGATGCCGATAATGGCCCAAGTGGTTCCAAGGGGACCAATCGACCCTGCGCCGTGAAACACACACAGAATCCCGATCACCAATAAAACAAACCCACTGGCTAATTCAGTGGAGCGGTCCGCTTCTGCATGGCTGCGGAAATAGGCTGCTATATAGGTTATTCCTGCCACAGCCATCGTACCGCCCAAAATGTATGGCAAGCCTACTGTGATTTGCCGTGGGAAAATGACACATAGCAGACCAATACAGGTGAAAAAAATGTATAATATGCGTTTCATCGGTCCTCACAGTTCTCCTACACAAATGCCAAAACGCTGAAAATGGGAATCAATGTTCCGCCTAGCAGCTGAGAAAACGTATGCCGTCTCATGTAAAGACTGGAAAAATAGACCAGTACCAGTACAACGACAGTTGGAATTGCAATCCAGTGTACTCCGAGCGCGACGGGAACTACCCCTGCGGCAGAAACGCCGGCCGCGTGTCCGCTGGCACTGAAATGGAAGGTTCGATCTAACAGAAGCAGGATAAGACCGGACAGCAGGTAGGTCCCTCCCACCAGGGTCAGCCCCTTGGATACATGGGTGGCCGTATTTACCAGACATTCTCCCAGGAAGCCCAGAAAGGCAAATATCAGGGCAAGCTGCCGCTGTCCGTCCCACCCCTGTTCCTGAAAATAAGGAAGATGCTTTTGCAGCGGGTATGCCAGTATGGGCACAATCGTCAGAAAGAAAATCGAATAGACAAATTGTCCCTCGTTTTGAAAGATCTCCGTTCGACAAACTCGGAGAACAACAAGCATGATGCACGCAAGAACGGGGGTGATGGTAATCCTGTGAATGGTCCGTGTGATTTTATCCATGCTCCTATCCTTCCCGCATAAGACGCCTGCTCACCGCCATCCCAAAGGCGTTGGGCCCCACATGACAGCCGATGCTGCAAGTCAGGGGGCAATGATCCACATCATTCCGAAACAGAGTGCTGGAGGCCATCGCCAGCCAGCTGCCGGAGGAAGCAGGGTCCAAATAGCTGTCCGCCACGGCTACGCTGATATCCCAGCCCCTGTCGGTAAACAGCTCTATGCTTTTGCTCATCTCTTCAATCAGCCGTTTTTTACAGTTGTCCGTACCTCGGACCTTTGCACAGGCGTCCAGCTTGCTCCCTTCGATTTTCAGCAGCGGTTTAATATTCAAAATTGACCCCAAAGCCGCCCCGGCAGCCGTTACCCGTCCGCCCCGTTTCAAATAGTCCAGCGTATCCAGGCCAATGTAGATCATGGAGTCATAGGCGCTCCGCTCCAGCTCCGTCCTGATCTCCGCGGCCGTACAGCCGGCGCCGGCCAGGGCCTTGGCGTCCAGCACGGAATCTCTGAGGGACAGGGAAATGCGGTGGTTATCCACCACCTGAACTTTTCCGCCATATTCCTCCGCCAAGACCTGGGCCGCGTGACAGGAAGAACTCAAGCCGCTGGACATGGGGATATATACCAGCTCGTCATGCTCCTCCAGTACGCTGTCCCACAGGGCCAAGACATCCCCCGGCGCAGGCTGAGAGGTGGAGACCGCCGGACATTGGACAAGGTACTTGTAGAATTGGGAGACCGAGATATCCTTGCCCTCATAATAGGTTCGGCCGTCGATTTGCAGCGGCATTGGGAGAGAATAAATCCCCAGCAGACGGCCTTCTTTTGGGAAAATGCCGCTGTTGGTATCTGTTACGATTGCAGTTTTCATAAACGTACCTCTCATATTTTATTTTCGTCCTGCTCTGGGGCGGGGGTTGTCTTATGATTCCTCACCACCCGCCCGCAGGCCAGGAAGGAGAAGAGCGCCACGGCAAAGCCGCAGCCCATGGCCGCCCAGAAGCCCGGCGACCCTGGGTCGGATACCTGGCTGCCCAGGATTGTGGTGGCAACCATCCCTGGCGCAAGCCCTAAGATACTTCCAGCCAGATAGGCGGGGTAATTCAGCCTGACGCAGCCGAAATACAGACTGACCACATCCCCCGGCAGGACCCCGGCCGACCGGGTAAGTACCGCGAACTGAAGACCGCTTTTCCGGCGCAGCGTCTCCAGAATCTCCAGCCTGGGATATTTGGCCCGCAGGTGGTCCAGCAGCCTGGACCCCAGCAGCCGCCCCATAAAATAGGGGATGGTATCGCATACCACCAGTCCCAGCACATTGATCAGAATGGCCTCCGGCAGAGGAAACAAAATGCCGCACAGAAGGTACAGCGTCACCAGGGGAAAAAATACCGTAAGACTTTTTACCCCGTACATGAGCGTCACAAGCAGAATTGCCAGCCCGCGATTTTGGGGGAGCCACTGTGCCAGGTCCTGGTACGTCAGCGACCGGCCGATCCAAAAAAAGGCTGTGATGCAGACCGCTATGGACACAATGGGGATCGCTTTGTACCAGCTCATTTTGGTTCGTTTCATGATGGAGCAGACCTCTTTTCCCAAGTGTATTGAAAATTTGTCCTTTTCTGTTGCTTTTTTTCGGTGCGGAAGCTATAATTTTAACGCAATCTATGGGTCCCGGGAAAGGAGAAAGCCATGATACGGACGCATGACGCGATTATCCAGTCCTTCGCGCAGCTGTTGGACGAAAAGCCGCTGAATAAGATTACGGTGAAGGATATCGTTGCCCGGTGTGACATCAATCGAAACACTTTTTACTACCACTTTGCTGATATTCCGGCTCTGGTAGAGGAGATGATGAGCGAAAAGGCGGACTATCTGATAAAAACCTACTATCAGCCGGACCAGCCCATTGAGTATATCCGGCCGCTGATTCAATATGGGCTGGAGCATAGGCGCGCTGTGCTCCATGTGTACCGGTATGTGGACCGGGAGCTGTTTTTGCTCTATCTGAACCGGCTGTCCCTCAAGCTGATGCAGGAATATTTTCACGCTGCCACGGATGGAACGGAAACCTCCGGGGAGGCGGCAGAGACGCTGATTCGTTTTTATAAATGCGCTATGGTGGGCCTGCTGCTGGACTGGCTGGACGGTAACATGAAGGAGGATA
It contains:
- a CDS encoding DegV domain-containing protein, encoding MKTAIVTDTNSGIFPKEGRLLGIYSLPMPLQIDGRTYYEGKDISVSQFYKYLVQCPAVSTSQPAPGDVLALWDSVLEEHDELVYIPMSSGLSSSCHAAQVLAEEYGGKVQVVDNHRISLSLRDSVLDAKALAGAGCTAAEIRTELERSAYDSMIYIGLDTLDYLKRGGRVTAAGAALGSILNIKPLLKIEGSKLDACAKVRGTDNCKKRLIEEMSKSIELFTDRGWDISVAVADSYLDPASSGSWLAMASSTLFRNDVDHCPLTCSIGCHVGPNAFGMAVSRRLMREG